From a single Micromonospora carbonacea genomic region:
- a CDS encoding chitinase — protein sequence MRRTRTLILTLVTALAATVGAAWVALPAFAAGATATFVKTADWGTGWEGKYTITNGGASTISGWAVTFDLPAGTTLGTYWDALLTSSGQRHTFTNRSWNGTLAPGASTSFGFLATGSGSPANCQLNGAPCGGGPTPTPTRTTPPATTAPPTTPPATTPPATTPPPTTTPPTGDLPKHLLTGYWHNFDNPAVELRLRDVPADYDLVAVAFAEATATPGAVTFAVDPGLSAALGGYSDAEFTADVQALRSRGKRVILSVGGETGRVAVNDAASATAFADSTYALLRRYGFDGVDIDLENGLNPTYMAQALRALRAKAGPSLIIAMAPQTIDMQSPAAGYFKLALDIRDILTVVNTQFYNSGAMLGCDQNAAYPQGSVNFIVALACIQLEAGLRPDQVGLGLPAGPGAAGGGIVAPSVVNAALDCLARGTNCGSFRPPRTYPGIRGAMTWSVNWDVSNGNGFARTVKPHLATLP from the coding sequence ATGAGGCGTACCCGAACCCTGATCCTCACGCTGGTGACCGCCTTGGCGGCGACCGTCGGCGCGGCCTGGGTGGCCCTGCCGGCGTTCGCCGCCGGGGCCACCGCGACCTTCGTCAAGACCGCCGACTGGGGCACCGGCTGGGAGGGCAAGTACACGATCACCAACGGCGGGGCCAGCACCATCTCCGGCTGGGCGGTCACCTTCGACCTGCCGGCCGGCACCACCCTCGGCACCTACTGGGACGCCCTGCTGACCTCCTCCGGCCAGCGGCACACCTTCACCAACCGGTCCTGGAACGGCACCCTCGCCCCGGGGGCGAGCACCTCGTTCGGCTTCCTCGCCACCGGCTCCGGCAGCCCGGCCAACTGCCAGCTCAACGGCGCGCCCTGCGGCGGGGGCCCCACCCCGACCCCGACCCGCACCACGCCGCCGGCCACCACCGCGCCCCCGACGACCCCGCCGGCCACCACCCCGCCGGCCACGACACCCCCGCCCACCACCACCCCACCCACCGGTGACCTGCCGAAGCACCTGCTCACCGGCTACTGGCACAACTTCGACAACCCGGCCGTCGAGCTGCGGCTGCGCGACGTGCCCGCCGACTACGACCTCGTCGCGGTCGCCTTCGCCGAGGCCACCGCGACGCCCGGGGCGGTCACCTTCGCCGTCGACCCCGGCCTGTCCGCCGCCCTCGGCGGCTACTCCGACGCCGAGTTCACCGCCGACGTGCAGGCGCTGCGCTCGCGCGGCAAGAGGGTGATCCTCTCCGTCGGCGGCGAGACCGGCCGGGTCGCCGTGAACGACGCCGCCTCGGCCACCGCGTTCGCCGACAGCACGTACGCGCTGCTGCGCCGCTACGGCTTCGACGGCGTCGACATCGACCTGGAGAACGGGCTCAACCCGACGTACATGGCGCAGGCGCTGCGCGCCCTGCGGGCCAAGGCCGGCCCGTCCCTGATCATCGCCATGGCGCCGCAGACCATCGACATGCAGTCCCCGGCCGCCGGCTACTTCAAGCTGGCCCTCGACATCCGCGACATTCTCACCGTCGTCAACACCCAGTTCTACAACTCGGGGGCGATGCTCGGCTGCGACCAGAACGCCGCCTACCCCCAGGGCAGCGTGAACTTCATCGTCGCGCTCGCCTGCATCCAGCTGGAGGCCGGGCTGCGCCCCGACCAGGTCGGCCTCGGCCTGCCCGCCGGTCCCGGCGCGGCCGGCGGCGGCATCGTCGCCCCGAGCGTCGTCAACGCCGCCCTCGACTGCCTGGCGAGGGGCACCAACTGCGGCAGCTTCCGCCCGCCGCGCACCTACCCGGGCATCCGTGGCGCGATGACCTGGTCGGTCAACTGGGACGTCAGCAACGGCAACGGCTTCGCCCGCACCGTCAAGCCGCACCTCGCCACCCTGCCCTGA
- a CDS encoding cellulose binding domain-containing protein, translating into MKLRAPTLRTPRLRTPRVATFAAALAAAVVAATLVAPPAASAATAAFVRTASWSSGYEARFTVTNNTSAAIGSWNVQFDLPAGTTLGSFWDASMTASGQHVTAVNASWNGALAPGASTSFGFVAAGTGDPTNCTVNGGSCTGGGNPSGPATPGGLRVTGTTASSVSLAWNTVSGATGYRVYEGSALRATVTGASATVSGLATCSAHSYTVAAYNSSGESAKSAAVSATTSGCTGGNGPMAAAPYLYPGWGDPPAPATVMGATGVKWFTIAFVLSGGGCTPAWDGSGPLTGGAHAATIAAIRAAGGDVIPSFGGWSGNKLGPNCSSASALAGAYQQVINAYGLKAIDIDIENSDEFENEAVQDRILGALKIVKQNNPGIKTIVTFGTSTTGPSYYGTRLINQAAALGANIDTFTIMPFDFGGGANMYQNTVNAAEGLKTALKSAFGWSDATAYAHMGISGMNGLSDQQELTSPATWTQIRDWAKARGLSRFTFWSVNRDRPCPGGGVVANCSGIAQNTWEFTNITARY; encoded by the coding sequence GTGAAACTGCGCGCCCCGACACTGCGTACCCCGAGACTGCGCACCCCCCGCGTGGCGACGTTCGCCGCCGCGCTCGCCGCCGCCGTCGTCGCGGCCACCCTCGTGGCCCCGCCGGCCGCGTCGGCGGCCACCGCCGCGTTCGTCCGCACCGCGAGCTGGAGCAGCGGGTACGAGGCGAGGTTCACCGTCACCAACAACACCTCGGCCGCGATCGGCTCCTGGAACGTCCAGTTCGACCTGCCCGCCGGCACCACCCTCGGCTCCTTCTGGGACGCCTCGATGACCGCCTCCGGCCAGCACGTCACCGCCGTCAACGCGTCCTGGAACGGCGCCCTCGCCCCGGGGGCGAGCACCTCGTTCGGCTTCGTCGCCGCCGGCACCGGCGACCCGACCAACTGCACCGTCAACGGCGGCTCCTGCACCGGCGGCGGCAACCCGTCCGGCCCGGCCACCCCCGGCGGGCTGCGGGTCACCGGCACCACCGCCTCGTCGGTGTCGCTGGCCTGGAACACCGTCTCCGGCGCGACCGGCTACCGGGTGTACGAGGGCAGCGCCCTGCGGGCCACCGTCACCGGCGCCTCGGCGACGGTCTCCGGGCTGGCTACCTGCTCCGCGCACAGCTACACCGTCGCGGCGTACAACTCCTCGGGCGAGTCGGCGAAGTCGGCCGCCGTGTCCGCCACCACCTCCGGCTGCACGGGCGGGAACGGCCCGATGGCCGCCGCGCCGTACCTCTACCCGGGCTGGGGCGACCCGCCCGCCCCGGCCACGGTGATGGGCGCGACCGGCGTCAAGTGGTTCACCATCGCGTTCGTCCTCTCCGGCGGCGGCTGCACCCCGGCGTGGGACGGCAGCGGCCCGCTGACCGGCGGCGCGCACGCCGCCACCATCGCCGCGATCCGGGCGGCCGGCGGCGACGTCATTCCGTCCTTCGGCGGCTGGAGTGGCAACAAGCTGGGCCCGAACTGCTCCTCGGCCAGCGCGCTCGCCGGGGCGTACCAGCAGGTCATCAACGCGTACGGGCTCAAGGCCATCGACATCGACATCGAGAACAGCGACGAGTTCGAGAACGAGGCGGTGCAGGACCGCATCCTCGGCGCGCTGAAGATCGTCAAGCAGAACAACCCGGGGATCAAGACGATCGTCACGTTCGGCACCTCGACCACCGGGCCGTCGTACTACGGCACCCGGCTGATCAACCAGGCCGCCGCGCTCGGGGCGAACATCGACACGTTCACGATCATGCCGTTCGACTTCGGCGGCGGCGCGAACATGTACCAGAACACCGTCAACGCCGCCGAGGGGCTGAAGACCGCGCTGAAGAGCGCGTTCGGCTGGTCCGACGCGACCGCGTACGCGCACATGGGCATCTCCGGCATGAACGGCCTGTCCGACCAGCAGGAGCTGACCTCCCCGGCCACCTGGACGCAGATCCGCGACTGGGCGAAGGCGCGCGGCCTGTCCCGCTTCACCTTCTGGTCGGTCAACCGCGACCGGCCGTGCCCCGGCGGGGGAGTGGTCGCCAACTGCTCCGGCATCGCCCAGAACACCTGGGAGTTCACCAACATCACGGCCCGGTACTGA
- a CDS encoding DedA family protein, with product MALAQDVEPSQFTGLTGWVADVIGALGAVGVALLVALESIIPPIPSEIVLAMAGYLASQGQFNVVLIVVAATVGSLLGALVLYWLGAALGEERLKRWLDHIPLVDRDDLEKADRWFERHGRWAVLIGRVVPVVRSLVSVPAGADRMPLGEFVLLTTLGSGVWNALIVGAGFALGSRWEEVDRYSSWFNYAIFAVFGVMVVSWAAKKVRRRRAQRDRQSVTAGR from the coding sequence ATGGCCCTCGCCCAGGACGTCGAACCGTCGCAGTTCACCGGGCTGACCGGGTGGGTGGCCGACGTCATCGGGGCGCTCGGCGCGGTCGGGGTGGCCCTGCTGGTGGCCCTGGAGAGCATCATCCCGCCGATCCCGAGCGAGATCGTGCTGGCCATGGCCGGCTACCTCGCCTCGCAGGGCCAGTTCAACGTGGTGCTGATCGTCGTCGCCGCGACGGTCGGCTCGCTGCTCGGGGCGCTGGTGCTCTACTGGCTCGGCGCGGCGCTGGGCGAGGAGCGGCTCAAGCGGTGGCTGGACCACATCCCGCTGGTCGACCGCGACGACCTGGAGAAGGCCGACCGCTGGTTCGAGCGGCACGGCCGGTGGGCGGTGCTGATCGGCCGGGTGGTGCCGGTGGTCCGCAGCCTGGTGTCGGTCCCGGCCGGGGCGGACCGGATGCCGCTGGGCGAGTTCGTGCTGCTGACCACGCTGGGCAGCGGGGTGTGGAACGCGCTGATCGTGGGGGCCGGCTTCGCGCTCGGGTCGCGCTGGGAGGAGGTGGACCGCTACAGCAGCTGGTTCAACTACGCGATCTTCGCCGTGTTCGGGGTGATGGTCGTGAGCTGGGCGGCGAAGAAGGTGCGCCGCCGCCGCGCGCAGCGCGACCGGCAGTCGGTGACCGCCGGCCGCTGA
- a CDS encoding DUF1349 domain-containing protein encodes MSIGSGTGLRDVDWAQGGWLHQPVRAEPTPDGGLVVEPGAGSDFWRHTSYGFVHDDGPALLAPLPAGSAVEVDFRLDFTEQFDQAGVLVRVDERTWVKAGVEVSDGEPQVGAVVTREVSDWSVGPVPQWAGRAVSVRVSRAGDALTVRARAGDEPWRLVRVAPLAPDAEASAGPFCCSPSRGGLAVTFTGWRRGPADAALH; translated from the coding sequence ATGAGCATCGGATCGGGTACGGGGCTGCGCGACGTCGACTGGGCGCAAGGTGGATGGCTGCACCAGCCGGTGCGGGCCGAGCCGACGCCCGACGGGGGGCTCGTCGTGGAGCCGGGCGCGGGCAGCGACTTCTGGCGGCACACCAGCTACGGCTTCGTGCACGACGACGGCCCGGCCCTGCTCGCCCCGCTGCCGGCCGGCAGCGCCGTGGAGGTCGACTTCCGGCTCGACTTCACCGAGCAGTTCGACCAGGCGGGCGTGCTGGTCCGGGTGGACGAGCGCACCTGGGTCAAGGCCGGGGTGGAGGTCAGCGACGGCGAGCCGCAGGTCGGCGCGGTGGTCACCCGGGAGGTCTCCGACTGGTCGGTGGGCCCGGTGCCGCAGTGGGCGGGGCGCGCGGTGAGCGTGCGGGTGAGCCGGGCCGGCGACGCGCTGACCGTGCGGGCCCGCGCGGGCGACGAGCCGTGGCGGCTGGTCCGGGTGGCCCCGCTCGCGCCGGACGCCGAGGCGTCGGCCGGGCCGTTCTGCTGCTCGCCGTCACGCGGCGGGCTGGCCGTGACGTTCACCGGCTGGCGGCGCGGCCCGGCGGACGCGGCCCTGCACTGA
- a CDS encoding alpha-amylase family protein — translation MGDRWYSEAVVYCLDIDTYADSDGDGVGDIRGLIGRLDYLARLGVTCLWLHPIHPSPNRDDGYDVTDFYNVDPRFGTLGDFAELLHQAQNRGIRVIIDLVVNHTSDQHPWFQSARSSPDSPYRDWFVWADHEPADRHQGMVFPGEQNETWTYDRTAKAWYYHRFYKYQPDLNFANPKVRAEVKKIVSFWLQLGVSGFRMDAVPFIIELTEPGNADSPKDFEFLTELRQHVQWRRGDAVLLAEANVEPDELPTFFGDGSGSGNRIHMLFDFMLNGRLMLALARRDPEPVIEALRDTPTLPTGGQWATFLRNHDEIDLSRLTAAQRDQVYAEFGPEEHMRIYDRGIRRRLAPMLGNDRRRVELAYALQFSLRGTPVLRYGEEIGMGEDLSLPGREAIRTPMQWSFKPNAGFSTADPEKLVRPVIDAGDYSYEKVNVTAQRGDPRSLLSWFERMIRTLREAPEIGSGSTTHIDVPMPAGVLAHRADGPTGTMVFLHNLGTDDVEVDLGMLAAEADLPMDVLADRRYGEVGKLDSLKLAGYGYRWIRLCRGDTF, via the coding sequence ATGGGTGACAGGTGGTACTCCGAGGCCGTCGTCTACTGCCTCGACATCGACACGTACGCGGACTCCGACGGCGACGGGGTCGGCGACATCCGGGGGTTGATCGGCCGGCTGGACTACCTGGCCCGGCTCGGGGTGACCTGCCTGTGGCTGCACCCGATCCACCCGTCGCCCAACCGGGACGACGGCTACGACGTCACCGACTTCTACAACGTGGACCCGCGCTTCGGCACCCTCGGCGACTTCGCGGAGCTGCTGCACCAGGCGCAGAACCGGGGCATCCGCGTCATCATCGACCTGGTGGTCAACCACACCTCCGACCAGCACCCGTGGTTCCAGTCCGCCCGGTCGTCGCCCGACTCGCCCTACCGCGACTGGTTCGTCTGGGCCGACCACGAGCCCGCCGACCGGCACCAGGGCATGGTCTTCCCGGGCGAGCAGAACGAGACGTGGACGTACGACCGGACGGCGAAGGCGTGGTACTACCACCGGTTCTACAAGTACCAACCGGACCTCAACTTCGCGAACCCGAAGGTGCGCGCCGAGGTCAAGAAGATCGTCTCGTTCTGGCTCCAGCTCGGCGTCTCCGGCTTCCGGATGGACGCCGTCCCGTTCATCATCGAGCTGACCGAGCCGGGCAACGCCGACTCCCCGAAGGACTTCGAGTTCCTCACCGAGCTGCGCCAGCACGTCCAGTGGCGCCGGGGCGACGCCGTCCTGCTCGCCGAGGCCAACGTGGAGCCCGACGAGCTGCCTACCTTCTTCGGCGACGGCAGCGGCTCCGGCAACCGGATCCACATGCTGTTCGACTTCATGCTCAACGGCCGGCTCATGCTCGCTCTGGCCCGGCGGGACCCGGAGCCGGTCATCGAGGCGCTGCGCGACACCCCGACGCTGCCCACCGGCGGCCAGTGGGCCACCTTCCTGCGCAACCACGACGAGATCGACCTGTCGCGGCTCACCGCCGCGCAGCGCGATCAGGTGTACGCCGAGTTCGGCCCCGAGGAGCACATGCGCATCTACGACCGGGGCATCCGCCGCCGGCTCGCCCCGATGCTCGGCAACGACCGCCGCCGCGTCGAGCTGGCGTACGCGCTCCAGTTCTCGCTGCGCGGCACGCCGGTGCTGCGCTACGGCGAGGAGATCGGCATGGGCGAGGACCTGTCGCTGCCGGGGCGGGAGGCGATCCGTACCCCGATGCAGTGGTCGTTCAAGCCGAACGCCGGCTTCTCCACGGCGGACCCGGAGAAGCTGGTCCGCCCCGTGATCGACGCGGGCGACTACTCGTACGAGAAGGTCAACGTGACCGCCCAGCGCGGCGACCCGCGCTCGCTGCTGTCGTGGTTCGAGCGGATGATCCGCACGCTGCGCGAGGCCCCGGAGATCGGCTCCGGGTCGACCACCCACATCGACGTGCCGATGCCGGCCGGGGTGCTGGCGCACCGGGCCGACGGCCCGACCGGGACGATGGTCTTCCTGCACAACCTCGGCACCGACGACGTGGAGGTCGACCTGGGCATGCTCGCCGCCGAGGCGGACCTGCCGATGGACGTGCTCGCCGACCGCCGGTACGGCGAGGTGGGCAAGCTCGACTCGCTGAAGCTCGCCGGCTACGGCTACCGCTGGATCCGGCTCTGCCGCGGCGACACGTTCTGA
- the fabG gene encoding 3-oxoacyl-ACP reductase FabG, which yields MSEEQRVAIVTGAARGIGAATARRLAADGLAVAVVDIDEAATADTVDAIVAAGGRALGVGADVADRAQVTAAVERVAADLGAPTVLVNNAGVLRDNLLFKMTDADWDTVMGVHLRGAFLFSQAAQQHMVERRWGRIVNLSSTSALGNRGQANYAAAKAGLQGFTKTLAIELGPFGVTVNAVAPGFIVTDMTAATAARMKVDFEAFQKHAESEIPVRRVGRPEDVAHTISFLVSEGASFVSGQVVYVAGGPKD from the coding sequence ATGTCGGAGGAGCAGCGGGTCGCCATCGTGACCGGGGCCGCGCGGGGGATCGGGGCGGCCACCGCCCGCCGGCTGGCCGCCGACGGGCTGGCCGTCGCCGTGGTCGACATCGACGAGGCGGCCACCGCCGACACCGTCGACGCGATCGTGGCCGCCGGCGGCCGGGCGCTCGGCGTCGGCGCGGACGTCGCCGACCGGGCCCAGGTCACCGCCGCCGTCGAGCGGGTCGCCGCCGACCTGGGCGCGCCCACCGTGCTGGTCAACAACGCCGGCGTGCTCCGCGACAACCTGCTGTTCAAGATGACCGACGCCGACTGGGACACGGTCATGGGCGTGCACCTGCGCGGCGCGTTCCTGTTCAGCCAGGCCGCCCAGCAGCACATGGTCGAGCGGCGCTGGGGCCGGATCGTCAACCTGTCCAGCACCTCCGCGCTGGGCAACCGGGGCCAGGCCAACTACGCGGCGGCGAAGGCGGGCCTGCAGGGCTTCACCAAGACCCTCGCCATCGAGCTGGGCCCGTTCGGGGTGACCGTCAACGCGGTCGCGCCCGGGTTCATCGTCACCGACATGACCGCCGCCACCGCCGCCCGGATGAAGGTGGACTTCGAGGCGTTCCAGAAGCACGCCGAGTCGGAGATCCCGGTGCGCCGCGTCGGCCGCCCCGAGGACGTGGCGCACACCATCTCGTTCCTGGTCAGCGAGGGCGCGTCGTTCGTCTCCGGCCAGGTCGTCTACGTCGCGGGCGGCCCGAAGGACTGA
- a CDS encoding Gfo/Idh/MocA family protein — MLRFGLFGTGHWAAETHAAGIGAHPRAELAGVWGRNPERAAALARRHGVPAFTEVDALLDACDAVAVALPPDVQADVAVRAATAGRHLLLDKPLALTVADADRVVAAAAQSGVASVVFFTSRFQPNIAGFLASAAAAGGWHTAKAVRFGSIFQPGSPYGGSQWRRDRGALWDIGPHALSIILPVLGPVTRVAAMDGPRGLVHLLLTHSGGATSTVSLTLDAPPEAVATEFAFYGDGGVEPVPPGDGSSLTAFGVAIDQLLEEIDAGTRDHRCDVRFGRDVVAVLAAAETARAEGRTVTVPD, encoded by the coding sequence GTGCTGCGGTTCGGCTTGTTCGGCACCGGCCACTGGGCGGCGGAGACACACGCGGCGGGCATCGGCGCGCACCCCCGCGCCGAGCTGGCCGGCGTTTGGGGCCGCAACCCCGAGCGCGCCGCCGCGCTGGCCCGCCGGCACGGGGTGCCCGCGTTCACCGAGGTCGACGCGCTGCTCGACGCCTGCGACGCAGTCGCCGTGGCGCTGCCGCCGGACGTCCAGGCCGACGTCGCCGTCCGCGCCGCCACGGCCGGGCGGCACCTGCTGCTGGACAAGCCACTGGCGCTGACGGTCGCCGACGCCGACCGGGTGGTCGCCGCCGCCGCGCAGTCCGGCGTCGCCTCCGTGGTCTTCTTCACCAGCCGCTTCCAGCCGAACATCGCCGGCTTCCTCGCCTCGGCCGCCGCCGCGGGCGGCTGGCACACCGCCAAGGCGGTCCGCTTCGGGTCGATCTTCCAGCCCGGCAGCCCGTACGGCGGCTCCCAGTGGCGTCGCGACCGGGGCGCGCTGTGGGACATCGGCCCGCACGCCCTGTCGATCATCCTGCCGGTGCTCGGCCCGGTGACCCGGGTCGCCGCGATGGACGGCCCGCGCGGCCTGGTCCACCTGCTGCTCACCCACTCCGGCGGCGCGACGAGCACGGTCTCGCTGACCCTCGACGCCCCGCCCGAGGCCGTCGCCACCGAGTTCGCCTTCTACGGCGACGGCGGCGTCGAGCCGGTCCCGCCCGGCGACGGCAGCTCGCTGACCGCGTTCGGGGTGGCGATCGACCAGCTCCTGGAGGAGATCGACGCCGGCACCCGGGACCACCGGTGCGACGTGCGGTTCGGCCGCGACGTGGTGGCCGTCCTCGCCGCCGCCGAGACGGCCCGCGCCGAGGGCCGCACCGTCACCGTGCCCGACTGA
- a CDS encoding type II toxin-antitoxin system RelE family toxin, with protein MQARLLAAIAGLATQPRPAGVKALTGHRGLLRIRSGSYRIVYTVRDEELIVLVVHLGHRSDGYDVL; from the coding sequence GTGCAGGCCCGTCTTCTTGCCGCCATCGCCGGACTCGCCACGCAGCCCCGGCCCGCAGGGGTCAAGGCGTTGACCGGGCATCGCGGCCTGCTGCGCATCCGCTCGGGTAGTTACCGGATCGTCTACACCGTCCGCGACGAGGAGTTGATCGTGCTCGTGGTCCACCTCGGCCACCGGAGCGACGGCTACGACGTCCTGTGA
- a CDS encoding erythromycin esterase family protein — protein MLVQRLGAPSDFDPLLDRIRGARIVMIGEATHGTHDYYRLREQLTRRLIAEQGFRFVAVEGDWPDCERVHRSVTAAPGGLADPQAALERFTRWPTWMWSNAEVARFCRWLRAWNQERPREQRAGFHGLDVYSLWESMQAIFDYLGEEEPASLEAAQEAYRCFEPYGRRIEEYGAASRFVSARCEEEVVRLLARTREQATADGPDRFSAWQNAEVVAGAERYYRAMMGGGPHSWNVRDIHMADTLDRLLDFHGPGSRGIVWAHNTHVGDARATDMAADGMVNIGQLARERHGADAVVLVGFGSYRGTVVAAPRWGSPAEEMVVPPARPGSVERRLHELLPERAVLVFGGADQPGWVTEEQDHRAVGVVYDPSFESWGNYVPTRLGERYDAFVWCDDTRGLHPLPALTSFGEMETYPAGV, from the coding sequence ATGCTGGTACAGCGGCTCGGCGCGCCGAGCGACTTCGATCCCCTGCTGGACCGGATCCGGGGCGCCCGGATCGTCATGATCGGCGAGGCGACGCACGGCACCCACGACTACTACCGCCTCCGCGAGCAGCTCACCCGGCGGCTCATCGCCGAGCAGGGCTTCCGCTTCGTCGCCGTCGAGGGGGACTGGCCGGACTGCGAGCGCGTACACCGGTCGGTCACCGCCGCGCCCGGCGGGCTCGCCGACCCGCAGGCCGCGCTGGAACGCTTCACCCGCTGGCCGACCTGGATGTGGTCCAACGCCGAGGTGGCGCGCTTCTGCCGCTGGCTGCGCGCCTGGAACCAGGAGCGCCCCCGGGAGCAGCGCGCCGGCTTCCACGGGCTCGACGTCTACAGCCTCTGGGAGTCCATGCAGGCGATCTTCGACTACCTGGGCGAGGAGGAACCGGCCTCGTTGGAGGCCGCGCAGGAGGCGTACCGGTGCTTCGAGCCGTACGGGCGGCGCATCGAGGAGTACGGGGCGGCCAGCCGGTTCGTCTCGGCCCGCTGCGAGGAGGAGGTGGTGCGGCTGTTGGCGCGTACCCGGGAACAGGCCACCGCGGACGGCCCGGACCGCTTCTCGGCCTGGCAGAACGCGGAGGTGGTGGCCGGCGCGGAACGCTACTACCGGGCGATGATGGGCGGCGGCCCGCACTCGTGGAACGTCCGGGACATCCACATGGCGGACACCCTGGACCGGCTGCTGGACTTCCACGGCCCCGGCTCGCGGGGGATCGTGTGGGCGCACAACACCCACGTCGGCGACGCCCGGGCCACCGACATGGCCGCCGACGGGATGGTCAACATCGGCCAGCTCGCCCGGGAGCGGCACGGCGCGGACGCCGTGGTGCTGGTCGGCTTCGGCAGCTACCGGGGCACCGTCGTCGCCGCGCCGCGCTGGGGCTCACCGGCCGAGGAGATGGTGGTGCCACCCGCCCGCCCCGGCTCGGTCGAGCGGCGGCTGCACGAGCTGCTGCCGGAGCGGGCGGTGTTGGTCTTCGGCGGCGCCGACCAGCCCGGCTGGGTCACCGAGGAGCAGGACCACCGGGCGGTCGGCGTCGTGTACGACCCGAGCTTCGAGTCGTGGGGCAACTACGTGCCGACCCGGCTGGGCGAGCGCTACGACGCGTTCGTCTGGTGCGACGACACGCGGGGCCTGCATCCGCTGCCGGCGCTCACCTCGTTCGGCGAGATGGAGACGTACCCGGCGGGGGTGTGA
- a CDS encoding DUF2795 domain-containing protein — translation MTVSGVELQEHLAGLDYPVSREDLVRWGQENGAGTEVLQMLRALPAEEFFSPAELTEALGTLA, via the coding sequence ATGACCGTCAGTGGGGTGGAGTTGCAGGAGCACCTGGCCGGGCTCGACTACCCGGTCTCCCGGGAGGACCTGGTCCGCTGGGGCCAGGAGAACGGGGCCGGCACCGAGGTGTTGCAGATGCTGCGCGCGCTGCCGGCGGAGGAGTTCTTCTCCCCGGCGGAGCTGACCGAGGCGCTGGGCACGCTGGCCTGA
- a CDS encoding isocitrate lyase/PEP mutase family protein, translating into MTENPSTLVERADALRALHKSGDPLVLPNAWDAGSARAVVAAGFAAVATSSAAVAESLGYADGEDTPVEEMFAAVARMVRAVPVPVTADLERGYGLRPAELVERMLAAGVVGCNLEDSDPRTGALYDAEEQADLLAAVRAAADAARVPLVLNARIDLYLRGAGDPAGRTAEAVRRGQLYRAAGADCAYPIFLAEPEGIAELVSAVPAPVNVGFKPGGPSLAELAALGVSRVSFGPGPYRVSQARIAGLLDAVRSGANPYA; encoded by the coding sequence ATGACCGAGAACCCATCGACCCTCGTCGAGCGCGCGGACGCGCTGCGCGCCCTGCACAAGTCCGGCGACCCGCTGGTGCTGCCCAACGCCTGGGACGCCGGCTCGGCCCGGGCGGTCGTCGCGGCCGGCTTCGCGGCCGTCGCCACCAGCAGCGCCGCCGTGGCCGAGTCCCTCGGGTACGCCGACGGCGAGGACACCCCGGTCGAGGAGATGTTCGCCGCCGTCGCCCGGATGGTGCGCGCCGTGCCCGTCCCGGTCACCGCCGACCTGGAGCGGGGGTACGGCCTGCGCCCCGCCGAACTGGTCGAACGGATGCTCGCCGCCGGGGTCGTCGGGTGCAACCTGGAGGACTCCGACCCGCGCACCGGCGCGCTGTACGACGCCGAGGAGCAGGCCGACCTGCTGGCCGCCGTGCGGGCGGCGGCCGACGCGGCCCGGGTGCCGCTGGTGCTCAACGCGCGCATCGACCTCTACCTGCGCGGGGCCGGCGACCCGGCGGGCCGCACCGCCGAGGCGGTCCGCCGGGGGCAGCTCTACCGGGCCGCCGGGGCGGACTGCGCCTATCCGATCTTCCTCGCCGAGCCGGAGGGGATCGCGGAACTCGTGTCCGCCGTGCCCGCCCCGGTGAACGTCGGCTTCAAACCGGGCGGGCCGAGCCTGGCCGAGCTGGCCGCGCTGGGCGTGTCCCGGGTGAGCTTCGGCCCCGGCCCGTACCGGGTCAGTCAGGCGCGGATCGCCGGGCTGCTCGACGCCGTCCGCTCCGGCGCCAACCCCTACGCGTAA